cacacctggacacacacacacctggcgaTGCAGCGGCGGTCTCATGTTGATGATAATGAAACCTGTCGgctctgaacaggaagtgttttaaACGTCAATCAATACATGTAATCGAtagtaaggtgtgtgtgtgtgtgtgtgtgtgtgtgtgtgtgtgtgtgtgcagtgctgTACGTGGAGAGGTGTCGGCAGCACCGCTGGCGGTGCGCAGAGGTTACCTTCACCTGTCCAGAGGAGGCGCTGTTTCAGCACTGGGTCAGCAGCATCAGGGAGCAGCTCGCCGCCATCAGTAGGAcgcgccacacacacacacacacacacacacacacacacactgatgaacacGTGTGTGATCCGTGTTGTCCAGCCTGCAGACCCAAACACCTGCTGGTCTACATCAACCCGTACGGCGGGAAGAAGCAGGGCCAACGCATCTATGAGCACAAGGTGGCGCCGCTGTTCAACCGGGCGGGCGTCTCCACGCACGTCATCGGTACCGCCCCCTCTGCTCACTTCTTGTTCTCCAGACGCCCGACATGAGGGGGGTCACTCATCTCAACGCCGTCTGTGTTTGTTCTCATAGTTACAGAACACGCCAATTATGCGCGGGATCACCTGAGGACGGAGGCGGAGTTAAAGACGTATGACGGGTGAGGCGTCGCTTCTCTTCCTGTGACTACATCACAGTGTaccgccaaaataaaagcactgcaGCTGCTAGCGCGTCTATCAGAGCGTCATCAgacgtgacaggaagtgatgtcatggcTGTTCACGTCCTGCTCAGGGTGGTGTGTGTCGGCGGCGACGGCATGTTCAGTGAGATCGTCCACGGTTTGGTGTGGAGGACGCAGGTGGACGCCGGCGTGGACCCCAACGGCCCCCAGGGGGCGCTGCTGCCCTGCTCCCTGCGCATCGGAATCAttcctgcaggtgtgtgtgtgtgtgtgtgtgtgtgtgtgtgtcatggtgTCGCCCTGGTCCCTACATCTACTGGAGGAATCTAATCACCGATCAATATGGTGATCAGATGGCGTCTGTTGTGTTTCAGGATCAACCGACTGCATCTGCTTCGCCACTGTGGGAACCAACGACCCCGTGACCTCTGCGCTGCACATCATCGTGGGTCGGTCACATGATCTCCTCTGAGCGTCAGACGTTAGACACGCCCCTCCAGTGAAAACCAATCACCTGTGTCCTCCACCGGGGGGCGCTGCAGCCAAACCCAGCACCAGTGGAGGTCTGCTTTCAAAATgtaattctgtgtgtgtgtgtgtgtgtgtgtctgtgtgtgtgtgtgtgtgtgtgtgtgtgtgtgtaggagacTCCCAGCCGATGGATGTGTGCTCCGTTCACCACAACAACACGTTCCTGCGATACTCTGTCTCGTTGCTGGGCTACGGTTTCTATGGCGACGTGTTGACTGACAGTGAGAGGAAGCGGTGGATGGGTCCGGCCAGATACGACGTCTCAGGTACCAGCACgtcaacaaaagtaaaaagtatCTGGGTTCACCCCCCAGAACGGTCCCAGGGACAGAAGTTCTGTGGCGTTTGAATGGATCGAACACGGGGTGAATGTGGGGTAAATGTGGGGTAAATGTGGGGTGAATGTGGGGTAAATGTGGGGTAAATGTGGGGTGAATGTGGGGTAAATGTGGGGTGAATGTGGGGTGAATGTGGGGTAAATGTGGGGTGAATGTGGGGTGAATGTGGGGTGAACACGGGGTGAACACAGGGCTACACTGACGATGACGACGGTCATAAGCACTGACTGTCTGCCAGGTGTGAAGATGTTCCTGACTCACCACTACTATGAAGGAACCGTGTCCTACCTGCCAGCCAGAGGCATCATGGGAACGCCGCGTGATGCAGCCAAGTGTCGTTCTGGGTGAGAGACATCGGTGTTATCGCCGTGGAAACTACTTTCATTTAAAACCTCAGATGGGAAACGTGTTTAAAGGTCGTTGTTTGAATGtgtttactgtttgtttatTCTTTGTTGGTTTCAGGTAAAATTCAAAAGCTTCTTTCTGATCTGGTTGAATCAGAGCTCAAACATTTTCAGTGTGTAGTTAGAACCAGTTCAGCTGGCTGTTCAGTTCATCCAGGTGAGTCAAGGTAGCCATAGGTTCTCCAGCAGCTCAGATGTTGGTTCTCAATCCAGTGGTTTGGTTCATAAACCCAGTGGTTTGCTTCTAAATGTAGTGGTCAGATTCTAAATCTAGAGGTTTAGTTCTAAATCCAGTCATTTGGTTCTCAATCTAGAGGTTTAGATCTAAATCCAGTGGTTTGGTTCTGAGCTTCAGGCGAtggtttttcttctctcttcctgtcgTATATAACAGACTTTGATGGTTCCTCCAAGATTCCGGTAAAGGTGATTGTTTCACCCATGTTTGACttccattggtgtgtgtgtgtgtgtgtgtgtgtacattccAGGTGTGTGGTTTGCCACCACAATGGGCAGCTGCTTTCAGATGGAGCTGGGAGGTACGAGGTGAACGAGGCGTCAGAATGCGGTGAGTCCTGCTTCTACAACACGACAAACCGCTGAACCTTAGGTGCACATCGCACGTGGTCGGAGTAGTGAACACCCACCCACCAGCACACTAATGTGGACTCGTGTTCCACAATGTAGAGTTGTGTTGTTAAAGATGAGATCTGCCTTTCAGAAGGAGATTCCTGGAGGACGATCCGGGGCAAGTTCCTGGCTATAAACGCTGCCAGCATGAGCTGCGCTTGTCCTCGCAGCCCCAAAGGCCTCTCACCTGCTGCCCACCTGGCCGACGGCACCACCGACCTCATACTGGTCCGAAAATGTTCCCGCTTTGACTTTCTGAGACACCTCCTCCGACACACCAGCAAAGACGACCAGGTAGGAAACGGAGATGTGCTTCATGTCCCCTGAACAAACACCCGCTACCTCCCCTGTCTTCTGTTTCGTCCAGTTTGACCTGACGTTCGTTGAGGTCCACCGGGTTCGGCGATTCTGTTTCACGCCACGTCACTGCCAGAGCGACTCGGACTTGGAGCTAGACCTGCGAGAGAATGGGAAGCGCCAGATCTTCAGGCAGTTCTGCAGAGACTATCCAACGTGCGGTTGCGCCCCCGCCTACAGCAGCTGGAACTGCGATGGCGAGATCTTGACCCACACAGCCATCGACGTCAGGTCCCACATCTTTTCGAGCGTCCCTTCTTGTTACCAGGTTACCAGGTGACGGTTCTCTCAATGGAATctcctgttgttttttcagaGCGCACTGCCAGCTGATCAAGCTGTTTGCTCGAGGGATCGAAGAACCAATGGTGTTTGAGGATTTCACCAACCCCTGTGCAATATAAACCGCGTCCCTTCGCCCTCGGTCTGGATGGAGCTGAGTGTCTGGCACCTGATGTGCTCCGGCCCTGACCGAGGAACCTCTTTTCTCTGATTTGGCGATTTTGTTACCGGGGTTACGAATGTCTGTTACGACAACGCTCAAGCTGGACACCGTCAGAGCGCGGTGGGACTTGTGTTGTCCTGGTGTAGCAGCGGTAGCACCTGTGGGGTGGGCAGTCGCTCTTGTTACGATGGATGGAAGAGACCACGGATCCAGTTTCTTCAGCTTTAAcctctgaacttttttttacactccGTGTTTATCTGCAGCTTTAATGTAGTCTTGATGGGTCTGATCACATGTGTTTAAGATGAAGGGTCCTGTTCCATTTTGCTCCCCAAAACAGGTCCTTTGGAGTTTCGGTCATTTGTCAGGAAGACTTGGCTCGGTTACAATCACTTCGCGTTTTGACCGCCCTGGAATGTAGAAACAAGTCCAGGTCAGTCAGCGAGTCGGCTGAGCTAGTCGACACGCgcaaatgtttttaatccacTGTTTCTGCTCAGTATGCAAACAGTGACCTCTTGGTTTCGTGCTTTGTGTGGAAACGCCTCCGAGGAATCATGTGACCATCAACAGAAAACTGCAAATGGTCCCAGAAGGCTTCAGTGGACTGACATGAAATTTTtatcatgctaatgctaatttaaAGCAGCCATAGATGCAGCTCCCCGCCTTTTTATTCAGTTCGGACGAAGAGGCGGGGCTTTTTCCAAACGTTTGCCCCAAGATGGGGTTTGTTTCCTAGTCGTACCCCTAAACAGGTGTTTAGAAAATAGTTTCCGCTCGTGTGGATGTGTAGCCTGATGCTAACGGGTTTCTTCCATCTccatgcatcatcatcatcatctccagtGAGGTCACATCTGCCTCCCTGAGCTCTGGAACACGGGTTCCACTCAGACTTTTCTCTTTAATGACCTCAGAACATCACATCAAGCAGCATCCAGTCCTGAAGCATCCCATTACCTTCTCCAGGACTGTCCTTCAAGACATCCCATAATGACCTGAACCAACCAGAAGCTCTTAAGTCTAATGTGACCCAGGCCCGGTTCTGGACCTTCTGTAGCTGCTGATCATTTGTTCTTGTTGTATAGTTTCCTCTGCTGCCGATGAGCCGGACTCAAACTGCCTGAGGAACCAGCAGCAAGCTCCAAATATCAACCAATCAGCTTTCAGCGTTCTCCTGGTCCAAACCTGACCAAACACCAGCAGTGGTTTAATGATGTAGCTGTCTGACTACCTGACTCTGTCTACCTGTCTACTCCtctgtctacctgtctctgtctctctacaaCTACAGACTTCAGGGGTTCAGTTTGATTTGGATTAGGGTTGGTCAGGGAttagggttggttagggttagttaggggttagggttggttagaagttaggggttagggttgattAGGGTAAGGGTTCATTAGAGttggttagggattagggttggttaggagttagggtttatttgggtttgggtttgtttgggttagggttggttagggttaggacagAAGTGGTGGGGGCTCAAACCTCTGATGGACCCTCGGAGGTCTTCGTCCCGATGTTGCTCTCATGTGGACCCTGTTCCAGAGGACCTGAATGTTTACTGGAACAACAACccaaatgttttctgtgtgttcgTAGGTCGACTGACGACGCTCAGTTTTAGACTAACTTCATTAAACGTGTGTGCGTTACCTTCTATAGACTTATCTCCTAGACATGGAAAACGAGTGGACATGTTTTAGTGACATTACCAGCCATGTAGCGAAGACTTAGCATGCTGCTGTAGCTGGTGAGAGTGTTTTAGGCAGGAACTTTAACTCTAGAGCCCTCCAGTAGCCCATGAACTAACTGCTAGTAATAACCTCATAGCTCTCTGGTTACAAAGCTAACACTGCTAAAGCTAATGAGCCAGGAAGCTTGTTAGCTTCACTTCATCAAATGTTGGAGCCACAAAGAGCTACTCAACAGGTTACAGGTGTTCTAGTTCTTCTAAGTTCTGCCCTATTATTTCCAACTGAACGATCACTCAGCAACGATCATGACCCGGTTTGGACGGTCCAACTCTTGTTTCCTCAAACTGTCAACAATGTGCGTCACGGTTTCATCCTGGGTTTTAACTGATTTTGTCTTGAACACCTACCTGAACGAGCAGAACTCTGACACTGGTGTACTTAATGCAGTATTTCCTAATAATATTTAAGACTTAGAACAAGCACTGAATTTTAGTACACATTAGTCTTAATTATCTTTGTGTTATCTCCAGCTCCTAATCCAGAGTGATTGTTCAGAACCTTCCTTGGGGTTGGACTGGACAGACGTGGGTCAGGTGACCTCCAGCTGGAGCTGACCTTTACCTTCTGCTGTAGCTGTTTCAGTAACTAATTAAAAACGTTGAACTCCTGTCTGTTCTGCTCTCGTTCTTTCGGTTTGACCACTCATTGGTTTGACTTGCAGCTCAGGAGACTTCAGAACTCACGGGAGCGTTAGAAGACCAAATTAAAGactctgctgtgattggtcagtccACATTCTGAGCCCATGATGCACCAGGGTCCCTTATATCCTGCTGACTGCCACCGAAATGGAATTTACCTGAAAACTTCTATGTCAGAAGGTCTTGAAGTACGTTCACAGGTCTGGTGATTTTGTATTTCTACCAGTCCACCCTTGTATATAATAGGAGGGTAACTTGGATGTCCAGAAGTTCAAGGGGTGAACCCTAACCTCACCTGGTGAGAAGAACCCTTCCAAAATAAGGGTTTAATTATCATCCATGAGCATCAAGAGTTTGATGTACCTGAAACTGTCCAGCTTTCTTTAACCATGTAAGGCAGGCATGGGCAAACTTTGGCCTGCGGGCCATGTACAGCCCGCTAAACTTGTTTAAActctaaaattaattttatgaaataaatgcaggttttaaataatttttactaTAATCCTTGCATGTGTTTgctttgctgcctgttaaaCTGTCTATAATGGTTTCTATATATGCATTAGAACCAACAACACCACCTCTCATTCTAGACCTCTGGGTGGCCAACCACTCAACACGTTTAGGTCTTCAGTCCTGACACCATAACAGTGGTGGTAGACTGTAATATCATTAAATGTACTAATATAATGTATTATATTTGATGTGATGCATGAGACATCCAGCATGGCACGAGGGTCAGGTCTCAGTCAATCGGTGAACTTCAGAGATACTGGAAGATGGATTTTATGACTACCAATTTGATCCTGATAAGCCTGACAACCACCTCAGTCACGCCTCCCTGTTGCTAGGCTACCTGTTGTGCTGGAGGTGGGCGTGGCAGAGTGTCGTCAGTGAAGTGGTGACACCTGTGTGTATTAGCTTTGGTGGAAACACCTGGGCCCTGGATGGAGGCACTGCTTTAAAAACCCAGCTCAACTCAGTGTCTCCTTCCATGCTGGGGTACCTGTCATGAAACGTTAACTCTAGTGGACAAATCAAACACCACACCgtcaacagaaagaaaagacattaacaaatactgtttaaaataaaacaacctaCTTCTGGTTAAAGAAATCAATATATAACAGCAATAGTACACTTTGTTTTAAAGTATTCAGAGACACTGAGTGATATCAACGGAGAGACACGTGTTGGTACACGGGATACAGCTGTCTGACAGCCGTAAGCATGTTGTTTGTGATATGTGCTAATAAGTCAAATAATTAATGGATTTTCCTCCATGACTTAGATTCTTAAATGTGCTGCCCCCAGCCccctttttttccatctcccCTTTACTATAGTTAATATTGTACAATATTATTAGGTTATTAGCAGAAACCAAAGTGAAGTGGTCCCAagcaaaaaaaaggtttctgaCCAGAAGCCAAAGAGCAATGATCTCAATTCAGACAGGCCTACAGAATCGAACAGAACCGGTGGGGAAACGTCGTTTTGGGTCCATTTTTTGTTTATAGAGAATAACGCACCCAAGTGTTCAAACAGATGAGTGTCATTGGGTGAGCTCTGAACCGTTTGACCAAACAATGCATGTGGCACTTCAGATGTTTGGGTTGGTCTGGGTTTGGGTTGATTTGGCTGGATGTGGGTTTGGATTTGGGTtggtgtgtgtttaggtgtgggTTAGTTTGGGATTGGATAGGAGTGGGTTGGTTTGGGTTTGGATTGGTTTGggctttggtttggtttggtttgatgtgggtttggggttttttttgggttgatGTGGGTTTGGGTTTGGATTCTGATTTTGGTTGTTGTGGGTGTTTGTTAGTCTGCATTTGGCTTGGGTGGGTGTGGTTCTTTTGGGTTTGGATTGGTTTGGGTTGATGTGGATCTGGGTTGGTTTGGGTGATGTGAGTTTGCCTTAGAGTGGGTTTGAGCTTGGTTTGGGTCTGGGCTTGGGTAGATGTGGGTTTTGGTGTGGGTTAGTTTGGGATTGGATAGGAGTGGGTTGGTTTGAGTTTTGGTtgatgtggttttgttttttcttttgccccatacatcacacaaacacaccgttCCACTCAGACTCTCACTGACGTGGCTGACTAACGGTTCCACATGCCATCCATGGTTGAAGTCTCTTTTCTTACTTGTGTAGTGAATAACTAAGTCGATAAGTGAACTCTGTGAGCATCTTCCTTCTTTCTTGCGTCCTAGTTTGTGTCTTTTCAAACTGTTGCCTGACGAATCTGCAGAAAAGCATCGCCTAACTTAGGTGATCAGCTGCATTTCCACATCATGTACCTGCCACAGATCGATGCTAACACTAACGATAACGCTAACAGATGTCACTTCAGACATGAATGACCTGAAGCTGTTGCCGTGAGAAaggtggaaaaacaaatgacgAAGAGGAGTTTTATTTAACCCTGTTGTCAGAGTAAACACAAGCATTGATAGctaataaaagacaaatatgtATGGATCAATATTCTGTGAACAAACAACATGCAGCTCTCACAGGTGATTAGAACTCATTAAGGAGGTCAGCTCCAATCATGTCCTGAAGCTCTCAGGAAGCCATCAAATCGCTGCTGGAAAACTAGACCAGACTTGTTGACACAGTAAATAATCAGACCCATAAAACCAACGGGAGATGGTGCTGGGGTCGATACCAGAGGGGTACATAAAGGAGAGGGTCTGGACCCTGACCACCAATCTGCCCAGTCCAGCAATCCGGTTTCCAGCAGGATCAGCAAACGTGAGACTCTCCACACGCTGTTCATCACCTTCCCTTCAAGGTCTCCAGAAGGTCAGAATCGGTTTTCCACCTCACGTTTGCTCTTCGTTTGTCTTCACATTGAACTGGTTTGTGTGTTGGTCATTGTTATCTGCTGGTCAGTATGCAGACTAGCATAGCTAACAGGTTAGTTACCACTGATGAGCTTCTCATATCATCAATGTCCTAACGAAGACCACTTAATGAGGATGTTCTCAATCTAGAATTAATGTCCGTAAGTATGTGGACAGCTACACACGCAGTTATTGTCAATAACACCTGTCTCCTCAGGaacacatcatcttcatcatcatcatcgtcatcgtcacaATGCTGTCGGTCAGTGTGGCTCAGGTGTTCCTGATGTTGGCCGTCCTCCAAGTCaccgcctcacttcctgtcaggtacGTTCATCTTCAGCCTCCCCAACTACAGAGAGACTATAATAAAACCCAACACCGCGCCATTAATGGTCAGATCTACTTGGATCACATACTTCCTGTTCTTTACTTTTGTGTGGcttgtgtcatgtgaccacaggGATGAAGGCGAGGTGGATGGTTTCCTGACTCCCATCAGACTCCTGGACGTTTCGCGGTCTCTGTCGAGGACGATGTCCGGAGACGCCCTGCTGGAGGCGCGACTCAAGTGAGTGGACACCTGAAGCTTTTCCCCTCATGGACACGAATGAGTTATCTTGACCACATGTCACCTCAGGCTAGACCAGAACCACACGAGACTGATGGCCAGACGGGACCAGGTGGACAGAACCTAGTGATGCTTGATGTCTCTGTTTCAGACAGCTGCTGGCTGCAGGTCTGGACCGCAGGAGACAGCTGGGAGACCTGGAGTTCTCCAACAGATACTCAGAGTTCCTACGGTCCAAAGCCAAACACAGCTCCATCTGCGCACTCCTGCGCCGGATGCAGGGCGTGAAGAAGAGGTGTGTCAGCAGGAAGTGTCTGATTCCACTCGGCCCACCAGACTGACATGTGACTGTGTTTTGTCCACAGTGGGGAGGGAGCAGACACGGAGAGGGTGAACCTGCTGCTGAGCCAGTACATGTGTCCATCGGTCTACAACGCCTGGCCTACCGACctgtagagacagagagatgctgATGTTCTGAAAACAGAGTTCTTTCTTATTAAAAATTTTATGACcacttgactgaaaacagtgttttgtgtttcctgtttccattcAAACAGTCCACTTactttgatgatgatgttgatgatgatgatgatattaaCTGGACATCTTAACATTATTCGTCGAATCAATGAATCTTTATTGGGTCATCTCTTGGGTTTATATCTTCATCTCAGAAGCTCTTGACGTACGTCAGGgcatttcccacaattcttGACTGAATGGTCCCTGTGTTCTGGACGCTCTGggttgatttgtattgatcgtatttattaattattattgtttgctcctccgttgtgaaatatgcggctcgggctagtttttgttgcatgtttgcgattggtcgcatgcagcaacctccgccctttttatgtgagcgcacagatctagagttgACAACCCctgattgaattagtgagttgatagccggctttatggtaccggctaggttaatcaagctttatggtacaggacTCTGGTCATTCTGTAAATATGTCACCATTAGATGAACAGTTATTAACTTCTATTGTTATTTGTGATCTATTATTGTGACCACTATAAAATGTAATCAGTGAGGATCTCCAGATCTGAACCATGGATCCAGA
This region of Antennarius striatus isolate MH-2024 chromosome 4, ASM4005453v1, whole genome shotgun sequence genomic DNA includes:
- the LOC137594335 gene encoding ceramide kinase-like isoform X1, with translation MERPNRQLLLSELRIRNAAYDVSLSRSVLSWKRRSSSPVYRPFRPSVCHSVSVSEIISVREEEEKSSRRRDGSSWKKIEKQGTDSRHAFTVLYVERCRQHRWRCAEVTFTCPEEALFQHWVSSIREQLAAISRTRHTHTHTHTHTHTDEHVCDPCCPACRPKHLLVYINPYGGKKQGQRIYEHKVAPLFNRAGVSTHVIVTEHANYARDHLRTEAELKTYDGVVCVGGDGMFSEIVHGLVWRTQVDAGVDPNGPQGALLPCSLRIGIIPAGSTDCICFATVGTNDPVTSALHIIVGDSQPMDVCSVHHNNTFLRYSVSLLGYGFYGDVLTDSERKRWMGPARYDVSGVKMFLTHHYYEGTVSYLPARGIMGTPRDAAKCRSGCVVCHHNGQLLSDGAGRYEVNEASECEGDSWRTIRGKFLAINAASMSCACPRSPKGLSPAAHLADGTTDLILVRKCSRFDFLRHLLRHTSKDDQFDLTFVEVHRVRRFCFTPRHCQSDSDLELDLRENGKRQIFRQFCRDYPTCGCAPAYSSWNCDGEILTHTAIDVRAHCQLIKLFARGIEEPMVFEDFTNPCAI
- the LOC137594335 gene encoding ceramide kinase-like isoform X3, whose product is MERPNRQLLLSELRIRNAAYDVSLSRSVLSWKRRSSSPVYRPFRPSVCHSVSVSEIISVREEEEKSSRRRDGSSWKKIEKQGTDSRHAFTVLYVERCRQHRWRCAEVTFTCPEEALFQHWVSSIREQLAAITCRPKHLLVYINPYGGKKQGQRIYEHKVAPLFNRAGVSTHVIVTEHANYARDHLRTEAELKTYDGVVCVGGDGMFSEIVHGLVWRTQVDAGVDPNGPQGALLPCSLRIGIIPAGSTDCICFATVGTNDPVTSALHIIVGDSQPMDVCSVHHNNTFLRYSVSLLGYGFYGDVLTDSERKRWMGPARYDVSGVKMFLTHHYYEGTVSYLPARGIMGTPRDAAKCRSGCVVCHHNGQLLSDGAGRYEVNEASECEGDSWRTIRGKFLAINAASMSCACPRSPKGLSPAAHLADGTTDLILVRKCSRFDFLRHLLRHTSKDDQFDLTFVEVHRVRRFCFTPRHCQSDSDLELDLRENGKRQIFRQFCRDYPTCGCAPAYSSWNCDGEILTHTAIDVRAHCQLIKLFARGIEEPMVFEDFTNPCAI
- the LOC137594335 gene encoding ceramide kinase-like isoform X2 produces the protein MERPNRQLLLSELRIRNAAYDVSLSRSVLSWKRRSSSPVYRPFRPSVCHSVSVSEIISVREEEEKSSRRRDGSSWKKIEKQGTDSRHAFTVLYVERCRQHRWRCAEVTFTCPEEALFQHWVSSIREQLAAISRTRHTHTHTHTHTHTDEHVCDPCCPACRPKHLLVYINPYGGKKQGQRIYEHKVAPLFNRAGVSTHVIVTEHANYARDHLRTEAELKTYDGVVCVGGDGMFSEIVHGLVWRTQVDAGVDPNGPQGALLPCSLRIGIIPAGSTDCICFATVGTNDPVTSALHIIVGDSQPMDVCSVHHNNTFLRYSVSLLGYGFYGDVLTDSERKRWMGPARYDVSGVKMFLTHHYYEGTVSYLPARGIMGTPRDAAKCRSGCVVCHHNGQLLSDGAGRYEVNEASECGDSWRTIRGKFLAINAASMSCACPRSPKGLSPAAHLADGTTDLILVRKCSRFDFLRHLLRHTSKDDQFDLTFVEVHRVRRFCFTPRHCQSDSDLELDLRENGKRQIFRQFCRDYPTCGCAPAYSSWNCDGEILTHTAIDVRAHCQLIKLFARGIEEPMVFEDFTNPCAI